A window of Metabacillus sp. B2-18 contains these coding sequences:
- a CDS encoding DUF4430 domain-containing protein, whose translation MFNKVKHIILSVLLVSTLFVSTFQTTVFAAEGETISVVGNNNELLLDETNYTFAEDATAFDVLVQAVGESQVKYSESEYGVFITEINGLEAKDPYYWAFYVNGVQAQVGADSYVVQEGDELSFRYTDWTKPSENSVSLQIIGDKDHVILPEPSSIAYIDQPTAFDLLQIGYGQENIEYETSEYGVMITSIGGLAAEGTYYWAFYVNDEMASVGVDSYALKKADKVTLKYESWETPAEEPTEEEQQPEEEQEPVEEFDQAALKNAINAASQYVLKQEVGDWQAVALNKAGKTLPASYLENLKKQLTERQGSFSKITDYERLTLGVLAAGEDPTNIEGYNLVQAIYNGNVTKQGLNGVAYALIALDSANFEVPSSAKWTREALVNELLKNQNGDGGWTWSGEATSDSDTTAMVLTALAPYVESNADVKSAVDEAVNYLSAQYKNSKIDNSSTAAQVVIALSALSIDSHSDQFSKDGVSLIDFLLSYQNDDGGFDWQGGDTSDLFTTDQGYRGIVAYQLFLNGKGSLYSLTLEKKNTETPADNNETPVVVKEDVEKDTSENVSTTKNDPPAKTKGYPLPNTATQSYNMALIGLALLIIGITSLYVRKRQQQ comes from the coding sequence TTGTTCAACAAAGTAAAACATATTATATTATCTGTCCTTTTAGTTTCTACCTTATTCGTTAGCACTTTTCAGACAACTGTATTTGCTGCAGAAGGGGAAACAATATCAGTTGTTGGAAATAACAATGAACTATTATTAGATGAAACAAACTATACATTTGCAGAGGATGCAACTGCATTTGATGTACTCGTTCAAGCTGTTGGCGAGAGCCAAGTTAAATACAGTGAGTCTGAATACGGGGTATTTATTACTGAAATAAACGGATTAGAAGCAAAGGATCCATATTATTGGGCTTTTTATGTTAATGGTGTTCAAGCACAAGTTGGCGCAGACAGTTATGTTGTACAAGAGGGTGACGAGTTAAGTTTTCGTTATACGGATTGGACAAAGCCTTCTGAAAATAGTGTGTCACTGCAAATAATTGGTGATAAAGATCATGTGATTTTACCGGAGCCTTCATCAATTGCATACATTGATCAACCAACTGCATTCGATTTATTACAGATTGGTTACGGACAAGAAAACATTGAATATGAAACATCTGAATATGGCGTGATGATTACAAGTATCGGAGGATTAGCTGCTGAAGGTACTTATTATTGGGCATTTTATGTAAATGATGAGATGGCATCAGTTGGGGTTGACAGTTACGCGCTTAAAAAAGCTGATAAAGTAACGTTAAAATATGAATCTTGGGAAACACCAGCTGAAGAACCTACAGAGGAAGAGCAGCAACCTGAAGAGGAACAAGAGCCAGTTGAAGAGTTTGATCAAGCTGCCCTTAAGAATGCTATAAATGCAGCTAGTCAGTATGTTTTAAAACAAGAGGTTGGAGACTGGCAGGCAGTGGCTTTGAATAAGGCAGGAAAGACATTGCCGGCTAGTTATCTAGAAAACTTGAAAAAACAATTAACTGAACGTCAAGGAAGTTTTTCAAAAATAACAGATTATGAGCGACTTACATTGGGCGTTTTAGCAGCAGGTGAAGATCCAACAAATATTGAAGGATATAATCTTGTTCAAGCTATCTATAATGGAAATGTAACAAAGCAGGGACTAAATGGGGTAGCTTATGCTCTTATTGCATTAGATAGTGCTAACTTTGAAGTTCCATCTTCAGCAAAATGGACGCGAGAAGCATTGGTCAATGAATTGCTGAAAAATCAAAACGGTGATGGTGGCTGGACATGGAGTGGTGAAGCAACGAGTGACAGTGATACAACGGCTATGGTATTAACTGCACTTGCTCCGTATGTTGAATCAAATGCTGATGTGAAGAGTGCGGTAGACGAAGCTGTAAATTATTTATCAGCTCAATACAAAAATTCAAAAATTGATAACAGCTCAACAGCTGCACAAGTAGTTATTGCGTTATCGGCATTATCAATTGATTCACATAGTGATCAGTTTTCAAAAGACGGTGTTAGTTTAATCGATTTTCTGCTTTCCTACCAAAATGATGATGGTGGCTTTGACTGGCAAGGTGGAGACACTAGTGACTTATTTACAACAGATCAAGGCTATAGAGGAATCGTTGCGTATCAATTATTTTTAAATGGAAAAGGATCTTTGTATAGCTTAACTCTTGAAAAGAAAAACACAGAGACTCCTGCTGACAACAATGAAACCCCTGTTGTAGTGAAGGAAGATGTTGAAAAAGATACATCTGAAAATGTTAGTACGACTAAAAATGATCCACCAGCAAAAACCAAGGGTTATCCTCTACCAAATACTGCTACCCAAAGTTATAACATGGCATTAATTGGTCTTGCTTTACTTATTATCGGAATAACTAGTTTGTATGTTAGAAAAAGACAACAACAATAA
- a CDS encoding energy-coupling factor transporter transmembrane component T, whose product MNKGIHSFHPFVSFFYYVGAAALVMLYKHPVFLFVAALLFILFHLQLDRGKTLRSWLVMMFFLSIFFLIINPLINRRGTHILFYLYHNPVMLEAIIQGVILALSIFTLLVLFASYNLVITAEKFLFLFSRILPQWALLTMLSMRFVPLLKRRLREIESVQKGKGLSVSEGKIRTRAKNGILLIQILLTWSLEEAIQTADSMAARGYGLKKRSKYTPFKMKVQDWLVLFTLLLIGSVAVAGWWLGDGVLSIYPILESPVIQGREWFYLGVFTLYLAIPLFIEGRETVRWHFWKQKI is encoded by the coding sequence ATGAATAAAGGAATTCATAGCTTTCATCCTTTCGTTAGTTTTTTTTATTATGTGGGCGCAGCAGCACTGGTAATGCTTTATAAGCATCCGGTGTTTTTATTTGTTGCAGCTCTTTTGTTCATTCTTTTTCATTTGCAGCTTGATAGGGGGAAAACACTAAGAAGCTGGCTTGTTATGATGTTTTTTCTATCTATTTTCTTTCTGATTATTAACCCTTTAATCAATCGAAGAGGAACTCATATCCTATTTTATTTATATCATAACCCTGTCATGTTAGAGGCAATTATACAGGGAGTGATTTTAGCATTATCAATCTTTACGCTATTGGTTTTATTTGCTTCATATAACCTTGTGATCACAGCTGAAAAGTTTTTATTTCTTTTTTCTAGGATCCTTCCTCAATGGGCTTTACTAACGATGCTTTCTATGAGATTTGTGCCATTGTTAAAACGAAGATTAAGAGAAATAGAATCGGTACAAAAAGGGAAGGGTTTGTCTGTTTCAGAGGGGAAAATTCGAACTCGTGCAAAGAACGGTATTTTACTTATACAAATTTTATTAACATGGTCTTTAGAGGAAGCAATTCAAACAGCAGATTCTATGGCAGCACGTGGGTATGGTCTTAAAAAAAGAAGCAAATATACGCCTTTTAAAATGAAGGTCCAAGATTGGCTTGTACTGTTTACGTTATTATTAATAGGAAGTGTAGCAGTAGCAGGCTGGTGGCTGGGAGATGGGGTGTTAAGCATCTATCCTATCTTAGAATCACCAGTTATTCAAGGCAGAGAATGGTTTTATCTTGGTGTTTTCACTCTATATCTTGCCATCCCACTATTTATTGAGGGGAGGGAAACAGTTCGATGGCATTTTTGGAAGCAAAAAATATAA
- the rpmG gene encoding 50S ribosomal protein L33: MRVKITLACTETGDRNYITTKNKRNNPDRIELKKYCPRLKKYTVHRETK, from the coding sequence ATGAGAGTGAAAATTACATTAGCATGTACAGAAACTGGTGATCGAAATTATATTACAACAAAGAATAAGCGTAATAACCCGGATCGAATTGAACTTAAAAAATATTGCCCACGATTAAAGAAATATACAGTGCATAGAGAAACTAAATAA
- a CDS encoding DUF4430 domain-containing protein encodes MKTFLLIVFSTILFFTAACEKDEVSPVLNEETSEETQSNDTSDQEAEQIADSTREVESEDKQGVQTQEITTEETTAAVEEDKKEETKEPSSTSSSQSKSSSTTTNTTNTSEKKVTEKTQSTTQKTETPTKKATNESTKQDTTTATKEQSTTPPPKKEEPKQAVTISIAGDSEKGTILPATKVVMSEGNTVLDVTLTILKQKGIPVSVTGSGSSAYVEGIDNLFEFDRGQFSGWTVKRNGSTLNRSAGVITVTNGDTVQWIYTTNYNED; translated from the coding sequence ATGAAAACCTTTCTGCTGATTGTGTTCTCGACAATTTTATTCTTTACTGCAGCATGTGAAAAAGACGAAGTATCACCGGTATTAAATGAAGAAACAAGTGAGGAAACACAGTCAAACGATACGAGTGATCAAGAAGCTGAACAAATAGCTGATTCTACAAGAGAAGTCGAATCGGAAGATAAACAAGGAGTGCAAACACAAGAGATAACTACAGAAGAAACAACGGCTGCTGTTGAAGAAGATAAAAAAGAAGAAACAAAAGAACCATCTTCTACATCATCATCACAAAGCAAGTCTTCTAGTACAACAACTAATACAACAAACACTTCTGAAAAGAAAGTAACAGAAAAAACACAAAGCACTACTCAAAAGACTGAAACACCAACTAAAAAAGCTACAAATGAATCAACGAAACAAGATACAACTACTGCTACAAAAGAACAATCAACCACTCCACCACCGAAAAAGGAAGAACCAAAGCAGGCGGTTACCATCTCAATTGCAGGTGATAGTGAAAAAGGAACAATTCTTCCTGCTACAAAGGTTGTGATGAGTGAAGGAAATACAGTTTTGGATGTAACATTAACTATCTTAAAACAAAAAGGTATACCTGTTAGCGTAACAGGAAGCGGTTCATCTGCGTATGTGGAGGGTATTGATAATTTATTTGAATTCGACCGAGGTCAATTTAGTGGCTGGACTGTAAAAAGAAATGGTTCAACGTTAAACCGAAGTGCAGGTGTTATAACAGTCACTAATGGTGATACTGTTCAGTGGATCTATACAACAAATTATAATGAGGATTAA
- a CDS encoding GTP-binding protein, which translates to MKNRKVPVTVLSGYLGAGKTTLLNHLLSNKDNKRIAVIVNDMSEVNIDASLIKQGGFSRTEENLVELQNGCICCTLREDLIIEVKKLVKKGHLDYLVIESSGISEPIPVAQTFTYIDEELGINLTDICELDAMVTVVDAYRFWLDYSSGESLLDRNEAIDPTDTREVVDLLIDQIEFANILVLNKLDLVEREDIDELKAVLHKLNPDATIIESIFSKVPITRILDTNLFDFEKASQSAGWIQELMNEHIPETEEYGITSFVYKRKLPFHPERFMTWLESWPVDVVRAKGFFWLASRNDITGLLSQAGPSIIIQGTGNWIASYSKAEQDQFLKEEPELLAKWDHTYGDRLTELVMIGIDMNRELIERSLDECLLTNDEMKRDWSSFNDPLPAFTAEN; encoded by the coding sequence ATGAAAAATAGAAAGGTACCAGTAACGGTCTTAAGTGGCTATTTAGGTGCTGGGAAAACTACATTATTAAACCACCTCTTAAGTAATAAAGATAATAAGAGAATAGCCGTTATAGTTAATGATATGAGTGAAGTAAATATTGATGCGTCGCTTATTAAACAAGGTGGATTTTCCCGAACGGAGGAAAATCTTGTTGAACTTCAGAATGGCTGTATATGCTGTACACTGAGAGAAGACCTCATTATAGAGGTGAAAAAATTAGTGAAAAAAGGGCATTTAGATTATCTAGTTATTGAATCATCCGGTATTTCTGAGCCTATTCCTGTAGCCCAAACATTCACATATATAGATGAAGAATTAGGGATAAATTTAACTGACATATGTGAACTAGATGCAATGGTAACTGTTGTAGATGCATATCGGTTTTGGCTTGACTATTCCTCTGGGGAGAGTCTTCTTGACCGTAACGAAGCAATAGATCCAACAGATACAAGGGAGGTAGTAGATTTGTTAATTGATCAAATAGAATTTGCTAACATTCTTGTATTAAACAAATTAGATTTAGTTGAGCGAGAAGATATAGATGAATTAAAAGCCGTTCTTCATAAACTGAATCCTGATGCTACGATCATCGAGTCTATTTTTTCAAAGGTACCAATAACAAGGATTTTAGATACGAACCTTTTTGATTTTGAAAAAGCTAGCCAATCCGCAGGGTGGATACAAGAGCTTATGAATGAACATATACCTGAAACAGAGGAATACGGAATCACCTCTTTTGTATATAAGAGGAAATTACCATTTCATCCTGAAAGGTTTATGACTTGGCTTGAGAGTTGGCCTGTAGATGTTGTTAGAGCTAAGGGGTTCTTCTGGCTTGCTTCACGTAATGATATAACAGGACTTCTCTCACAGGCAGGTCCTTCTATTATCATTCAGGGAACAGGAAATTGGATTGCTTCTTATTCAAAAGCAGAGCAGGACCAATTTTTAAAAGAAGAACCGGAGTTATTAGCAAAGTGGGATCATACATACGGTGATCGATTAACTGAGCTTGTTATGATTGGAATCGACATGAACCGTGAATTGATTGAAAGATCTCTAGATGAATGCTTATTGACAAACGATGAAATGAAGAGGGATTGGTCTTCTTTTAACGATCCTCTTCCAGCCTTTACTGCAGAAAATTAA
- a CDS encoding coiled-coil domain-containing protein, with product MSKKKLVIMNLAVMIGLGSSFAIPSVNAETSTEVQKEIKDHTQDVQEVQAELDNLKKQSERVDAAIKDNEAKIKQTEEQIQTSQDEINAMDSEIAKLEEAIKERTEILKQRAISYQHSGGNVEYIDVLLGSTSFGDFLNRALAVGKIVEADRSMISQQEADEKELNEKKVAKVEVLSDLENLRADLEGMQADILAQKQQNDQLRKELQDEKTAKEAAINSLKQKAEALAAAEAAAEASAANTTSSNSVTVAKGTSNNTVTFEDTPVNPNGTVNDLISAGYKYIGNSVYVFGGGRNSYDIANGRFDCSGFVSWAFSTVGVRVGASTEILKNTGTRVPTSSMQPGDMVFFDTYKKDGHVGIYVGGGKFIGSQSSTGVAIANMSSGYWAQKFNGRVMRVNL from the coding sequence ATGTCGAAAAAGAAACTAGTTATCATGAATTTAGCTGTCATGATTGGATTAGGCAGTTCATTTGCAATTCCTTCGGTTAACGCTGAAACAAGTACAGAAGTTCAAAAAGAAATTAAAGATCATACTCAGGATGTACAAGAAGTACAAGCAGAGTTAGATAATTTAAAGAAACAAAGTGAACGCGTTGATGCAGCAATAAAAGATAACGAAGCTAAGATTAAGCAAACAGAAGAGCAGATTCAAACTTCTCAAGACGAAATAAACGCGATGGATTCTGAGATCGCTAAACTAGAAGAAGCTATTAAAGAACGTACAGAAATTTTAAAGCAACGTGCAATTTCTTACCAACACAGTGGTGGGAATGTAGAATATATCGATGTTTTACTGGGATCTACTAGTTTCGGTGATTTTCTAAACCGTGCACTTGCGGTAGGGAAAATTGTAGAAGCAGATCGTTCGATGATCTCACAGCAAGAAGCTGATGAAAAAGAGTTAAATGAAAAGAAGGTTGCAAAAGTGGAAGTGCTTTCAGACCTTGAAAACTTAAGAGCAGATTTAGAAGGCATGCAGGCTGATATCCTGGCACAAAAGCAACAAAATGATCAATTAAGAAAAGAACTTCAAGATGAAAAAACAGCAAAAGAAGCTGCAATTAACAGCTTAAAACAAAAAGCAGAAGCATTAGCAGCAGCTGAAGCAGCGGCTGAAGCTTCTGCTGCAAACACAACTTCATCTAATTCTGTAACAGTAGCAAAAGGTACTTCAAATAATACAGTTACATTTGAAGACACACCTGTAAACCCTAACGGTACAGTTAATGATTTAATTAGTGCTGGTTATAAATATATCGGAAATTCTGTTTATGTATTTGGTGGCGGAAGAAACTCTTATGATATCGCTAATGGTCGATTTGACTGTTCTGGATTCGTAAGTTGGGCATTCTCAACTGTAGGAGTAAGAGTAGGAGCAAGTACGGAAATCCTAAAAAATACTGGTACAAGAGTACCAACAAGCAGCATGCAACCTGGTGATATGGTATTCTTTGATACTTATAAAAAAGATGGACATGTTGGTATTTATGTAGGTGGCGGTAAATTCATTGGTTCTCAAAGCTCAACTGGTGTTGCAATCGCTAATATGTCTAGTGGTTACTGGGCTCAAAAATTTAATGGTCGCGTTATGCGTGTAAATTTATAA